Proteins from a single region of Dyadobacter fanqingshengii:
- a CDS encoding TetR/AcrR family transcriptional regulator — protein sequence MRTNILSVALQLVKDEGWQSLSIRKIADAIEYSVPVIYDHFENKEAILFELSMDGFRLLERTLEKNKRKYPNPEQLLKAHAEAYWTFAFKNPEYYQLMYGLGMPCSGAGKIKPEFNVFRDYIGQAIEKIVKEKKSTDNETCFKIYAFWSVLHGLISIVMMRCSDIDDSTMNKKVMDDTVEAFIKNL from the coding sequence GTTAAGGACGAAGGCTGGCAATCGCTGTCCATACGCAAAATTGCAGATGCCATTGAGTACAGCGTTCCGGTGATTTACGATCACTTCGAAAATAAAGAAGCCATCCTTTTTGAACTTTCTATGGATGGTTTTCGGTTGCTGGAAAGAACGCTCGAAAAAAACAAAAGGAAATATCCCAATCCCGAGCAACTACTCAAAGCACACGCTGAGGCCTACTGGACCTTCGCATTCAAGAATCCGGAATATTACCAATTGATGTATGGACTGGGTATGCCCTGTTCAGGAGCCGGAAAGATCAAACCGGAATTCAATGTTTTCCGCGATTATATCGGGCAGGCCATTGAAAAAATAGTTAAAGAAAAAAAATCGACCGACAATGAAACCTGCTTCAAAATTTATGCGTTCTGGTCGGTACTGCATGGACTGATTTCGATCGTAATGATGCGCTGCTCGGACATCGACGATTCTACAATGAATAAAAAAGTAATGGATGACACCGTGGAAGCATTCATAAAAAATTTATAA